TTAAAATATTTCTATTCACAGATAAAACTTCAGAAAATATATATTCAGCATCTAATTTTGCATTAGGAACTCCGAATTTTTCTAAATATTCAATGGATTTTTTAAAAATTTCTAAATTTTCAATTTTAAAATCCTTTTTTTCTTCCTTCACTTCATCAAATTTTTTTTCTTCACTTACCATTTTTTTTAAATAATACTTAATCATATTCTTTTCTTCGTCATCCAATTCTCTCTCATGGTGAAGATAAAGAGCTATTCTATCTAAGTTTAAGACATAAGAAACTAATTTTTCGGCTTCCAGTCTTGATTTAGAAAAAGAGTATTTTTTCAAATACTCCTCTGTAAATTTTAATATTTCTAATAAATTCATATTATTCCTCTTATTTTTAAATTTACTATTCTGAAGCAGATAAAAGTTCAGCCTGATGGAAAGTTATAAGAGCATCTATCATCTCATCTATATCTCCGTCCAAGAAAGCATCTAACTGATGTACAGTTAATTTTATTCTGTGATCTGTTATTCTTCCTTGTGGAAAATTATAAGTTCTAATTTTTTCAGCTCTATCACCAGTCCCTACCTGTAATCTTCTTTCTGTTTCAACCTCAGATCTCTGTTTTTCCTGTTCCATTTCAAAAAGCTTAGAAACTAAGTGTTTCATAGCTTTTTCTCTATTTTTAAGCTGTGATCTTTCATCTTGACATTGTACGATTACACCTGTTGGTAGGTGAGTAATTCTTACAGCAGAGTCAGTCATATTAACGTGCTGTCCCCCTGCTCCGCCAGATCTGTAAGTATCTATTTTTAAGTCCTTAGGATCAATTTTAACTTCCTGAACATCTTCAATTTCCGGTAAAACTGCAACTGTTGCCGTAGATGTATGAATTCTTCCAGAAGCTTCAGTTTCCGGAACTCTCTGAACTCTATGTACTCCAGATTCAAATTTTAGTCTTGAATAAGCACCCAAACCTATTATAGTAAAGGCAACTTCTTTTAGACCTCCTATTCCACCGGAATCTTGTTTTTCAATAATTTCTACCTTCCATTTTTTTCTTTCTGCATATCTTGAATACATTCTAAATAAATCAGCAGCGAAGAGTGCAGCCTCATCGCCTCCTGCTCCACCTCTTATTTCAACAATAACATTCTTATCATCATTTTTATCCTTAGGCAATAACAAAATTTTCAATTGATTTTCAATTTCAGGAATTTTTTCTTCAGCTTCTCTCAACTCTTCCTGTAACATTTCTTTCATATCAGGATCTTTCTCCGTCTTGAAACTTTCCTTTATAAATTCTATATCATCTACATATTTTCTATATTCTTTATACTTATCAACTATTTCAGTAATTTCGTTTATTGCTTTATTGCATTCAATCATTTTTTTTGAGTCTGCCAGAACTTCGGGACTTACAAGCATTTGATTCAATTCTTCATATCTAGCAACAACTTCATCTAATTTATCAAACATTTTACACTCTCCTTAATTTATATTTAAGCATAATATTATATCATATTTTTTATGTTTTTCTTAAATAAATTCAATAAAAATAGATTTTTTAAAATATTTAACTCATATTTTTATAAAATAATTGGTTTTTCTAAGTGAATTGCTTTTGAAATAGATAGCGAAGAAAGTATTTTTATAAAGAATTTTTGAAAGAAGTTATAAAAGAAGTTATAGAAAAATAAAGAGAAGTATATTACATCCTTAATTTTTGATACTGAAATACGGAATGCATTTTAAAACTTCTCTTTTTTATTTAATAATAAATTATAAAAATTTTATAAATTAATCCAAATTTGGATTATAGACATAGTGACAATACCGGTTATAAAAAATAAAGTAGCAGCTCTATAGTTTTTTAATAAGTAATCTATTATTTTAGAGAATAGAACAAGTCCAGCAGCTACACCTAGCCCTAAGAATATTAATGGTTGAATAGTAAAATTACTTATAAAGGCTACTATGTTATAATATTCTCCTAACATTAAAAGCAATAATGAACCTGATATTCCCGGAATTATCATAGCACCGGCTGCAATTAATCCACAGATAAATATTTTTATTAAGTATGGACGCCCAAAACAACCTGTATCCGATATGGGATATAATATTTGAGAATTTGTTTCTTTACCATATTTTATACTTAGAAAAACAAATACAAGCATAAAAGCTATTCCAAGTAAAAAAGCTAAAATATTTTTAAATTTTTTATAATCTAATCCTTTTACAATAAATGGAATAGAAGGTATAACAAGCAAAGTAAAAACTAAGGATGTAATTTTTGGATAATTAGTTATAGAAAATTTTATTATATTGGCAAATAATAAAATTCCAACACAGGCTCCTATAATTACAACAAGTAAATATTTTGCATATTCAATTTTTGTTTTGAAATCAACCTCTAAAAAATTTCCAATTTTTTCTATCAGTTCATCATAGATATTAAGTAGAACAGCAATAGTTCCACCTGAAACACCTGGAATTATATTTGCAACTCCAATTACTATAGATTTAAAAAATAATTTAATCATTTATGTTTATTCACCTTTCAAAATTCTTTTAACCCTAAGTGAAGATAAAGCGATGTATAGTTCTAAAGCTCCACAACCAGTCTTAGCTTTAAGTTCATTTGGTCTATGGTAAAGCTGAACCTCATCTCCTACTTTTACCTTATCATCAACTTCTATAAAAGTATTGTCCATTGTCACTTGTGATATTTTATATTCTTTTTTATTTATAAGACAATAAGTACCTCTATTGCATTTTGGGAAACCATCACCATAGCCTATTTTTATTTTTGCAATTTTTGTAGTACAGCTATCTATACTTTCAAGTGTTTCATAGGCAACATAGTTTATATCATTTACATATTTAACACTATCAACTTTTCCTATAAGTTTAAATAAAACAGGTCTTAAATTAGTATCATAAAATCCCGGTTCTTGTAAACCATAGGTAAGCATACCTGTTCTAAGATGAGTAACGATATCTATATCATAATTAAATACAGCAGCGGCATTTTGTAAATGTATCATAGAGAATTTATTTTTTCCAAGTTTATTTACAATATCAGAAAATCTTTTAATTACATCAAATCCTTTTTCGTATTCTACAGAAAAAAGATGAGAAAAAATACTAAAAAATTTCCAGTCATTAAATTTCGCAAGTTTTTTAAGACTTTCAATTTCACTTTCAGAAATTCCATTTCTTGCAAATCCAAGGTCAATTTTTAAAGACATTCTTTCTGTTTCAATATTATTAGCAAGGGCATTTTTAAATTCATCTATACTGTTAATAGCAGGATAGATATTTTTATTTTGATTTAAAATATCATAATCTAATATACTTTCAAAAACTAAAATTTTAAAATCATCTATATTGAAAGTTTTAAAATAATTAATCAGATCTAATGCTTCTGATAGACGAGCAACTGCCCAAGTTTTAATATCAAATTCATAAAGCAATTTTGCTATTAAAAAAATATCATGCCCATAGGCATTAGCCTTTATAACAGGTAAGACATCTTTATTTTTAAATGCTCTTAAATATTCAATATTATGTCTTAGAGCATCTTTATCAATGATAGCATAAAAAGAATTACTCATATTTTCCCCCTTATAATTATATAATTAAAAGCTCTAACAAAATTATTTTCCACTATTTTTCTCAAAATGTCAAATAAATATAAAAAAGAAAGGACTATTGCAAATTGAAGCTTTTAAGTGCAATGAGTCCTTTGAAAAAATTTCTATGAATTATAATATAAGTTCTCTGTTGGAAAAACCTGATCACAAGTTACATCCATTCCTAATTTTCTTAGTGACTGTTCATCATTTCTGCCAAGTATATGAGTTGAGTGTGCTTGAGCACCTTCTAATTGTGGCAGTTTAGAAAGAGCAACCTTTGCCATAGGATTAGTTGCAGCAGAAATACTTAAGGCAATTAGAACTTCCTCACAATTAAGAGGAATTTTTTTATTTTTAAATGCTTTTTCATTTAGCTCAATAATTGGTTCCAAAATAGTTGGAGATATTAATAGAAGTTCATCATCAAAATTTGATAAGTATTTTATTGCATTTAAAATTGCTGCAGAAGGAGCATCCATTAACTTAGATTTCTTACCGGTTATAATTTTTCCATCAGAAAGCTCAAGAGCTAAGACCGAAGGAATTTCATTTTTATCTTCTTTTTCTTTTTTATCAAGAGTTGCAAGTTTTTCTCTAGCTGATTTAACAACTTTTCTATCAGATTCTTTTAAATCTAAACTATGCATTATGAATTCAGCTCTTTTAAAAGTTTCTAAATCCGCATTTCCTTTTTTATAATCACAGCCGGTTTTAAAATATCTTCTGATAATTTCTTGTTTGGATGCTTCTTTTACAACCTCATCATCTATAATTCCATAGCCAACTCTATTTACTCCCATATCAGTTGGGGATTGATAAATAGATTCCTTTCCTGTAATTTTTTCAATTATTCTTTTAAGTAAAGGGAAGGCTTCAATATCTCTATTATAATTTATTGCAATTTCATCATATTTTTCTAAATGGAAGGGATCAATCATATTAACATCATTTAAATCAACAGTTGCTGCTTCATAAGCAATATTTAGAGGATGTTTTAAAGGGACATTCCACACTGGGAAAGTTTCAAATTTAGAGTACCCAACATTTTTACCTTTTTTTGACTCGTGGTAAAGTTGATTTAAGCAAGTTGCTAGCTTTCCACTTCCTGGACCGGGAGCAGTTACAACAACAATAGGTTTTGTTGTTTCGATATAGGCATTTTTTCCATATCCCTCATCACTTACAATTACATCAACATCAGTTGGATAACCTTTTGTGGCATAGTGCTTATAAGTTTTTATACCTCTTCTTTCCAATCTTGTTATGAAAAGTTCAGTGGAAGGTCTGTCTTCATATCTAGTTATAACAACACTGTTAACCTCTAATTCTTGACTTCTTAAATCATCAATTAATCTGAAGACATCCATATCATAAGTTATACCAAAATCACCTCTTATTTTATTTCTTTCTATATCACCGGCATATACGCAGATAATAACTTCGATTTTTTCTTTAAGTTTATTTAAAACTTTAATTTTTGCATTTTCATCAAATCCAGGTAAAACCCTTTTAGCATGTAAATCATTAAAAAGTTTTCCACCAAATTCAAGATAAAGTTTATCATAGTTATTAACTCTTTCAAGAATATATTTTGATTGTTCCTCCAGATATTTATTGTGATCAAACCCAATTTTCATAAATTATTCCTCCATAAAAATTATTAAAGATATAAAATAAAAACATGACTCTATAATATAACATGTTATACAAGTTTTTAAAAGTGTGATTTTTGAAAAATAAAAATTTTTTATTGTTTTCCTCTTCAAATTAAAATATAAAAATTGACTAACTAAGTATAAATTTATATAATATGTAATATGCAAAAACAAAATGAAGAATTAGTGACTAAGGGGCTGAGATGAAGAAAAAAAATATAATGATTATGGGAACATCTTCAGGAGCGGGAAAAAGCACTTTTGCAGCAGCACTCTGTAGAATTTTTTATAAAGATGGATTGAAAGTAGTGCCTTTTAAATCTCAAAATATGGCTTTGAATTCTTTTTTTACCAAAGATGGTAAAGAGATGGGAGTTGGTCAGGCAATACAAGCGGAAGCAGCTGGAGTAGAGGCAAGTGTAAAAATGAATCCGATCTTATTAAAACCGACTAAGGATAAAAAAATCCAAATTTATATTAATGGTGAAAAAAAATTAGTAATGACAGGTGTGGAATACAATAACTATAAAAAAAATCTAATATCAATTTTGGAAGAAAATTATAAGGAATTAAAAGAAAAAAATGATATTATAGTAATTGAAGGAGCTGGTAGTCCGGCTGAGATAAATATTAAACAGGAAGATATTTCAAACTTTGGAATGGCTAGAGTGGCAGATGCTCCTGTGATACTTGTAGCTGATATAGATAGAGGTGGAGTCTTTGCTTCTATTTATGGAACAATTATGCTTTTATCTGAAGAGGATAGAAAAAGAATAAAAGGTATAGTTATAAATAAATTCAGAGGAAATGCTGAAGTTCTTAAAACAGGTTTTGAAATTATAGAAAAACTTACAGGAGTACCAACTTTAGGTGTGCTTCCTTATGAGTACATAGATTTGGAAGATGAAGATAGTATTTCTGAAAAAGATAAAAATCCAAAACTTAGAGATTATAAAATTTTAGATGATGTATATAGACTAGAACAATTCGATAAATTGGAAAAGTTGGTCAGAGAAAATATTGATATAGAAAAGATATATGAAATAGTTAATTCAAAGTAAATTAGACTTTTGAAGAGGAAAACTAATCCTTAACATCAATTAAATATAAGAAATAAAAATGAGAAAAAACTTAAATTTTATATATTTATATTATATAAGGAGGAAATATGAGTATAAGTTTCTATGTAAAAAATAAGAAAAAATTTTTAGGTTATGAACCTGTCTTAACTGTTGAAAAAGCATTGGAACTATTGGGACGACAACTTTTAACTTACAATTTTGATCTTTCTGATGAAAGAATTGATATTAATAAATTTTTACTTTCTTCAATTTCTGACTATGAATGTATTTTAATAGGAGAAGATGGAAAAAGTGCAAGAGGTTTTGAATTATCTTATGATAAAAAAGAGAAATACTATGCTGTAAGAATTTATACACCTTGCTCGAGAGAAGACTGGCTTTTGGCTCTGGAATATATAAAGGAATTAGCTAAAAAATTTGATTCAGAAATAGCAAATGAGAGGGAAGAAATTTATACAGTTGATAATATTGATGACTTTGATTATGAGAGTGACATACTTTTTGGAATAAAATCAATTTCTTCAAGCATAAAGAGAGAAAAAGCTGAAGTACACACTATTTTTGGTGTAAATAGGGTTGTAGATTTCAATGAAAAAATGGTAGATAAAATAGATAATTCAGATAATCCTATTGGTACTTTTTCAAATATGGTAAAAGAAATACAGTATCTGGATGCATATTCAGCTCGCCAATTTTTTTATAATGATAAAAAAGATAATAAAATTATGGGTTCTTACACTCTCACACAAAATACTAGAACAATTCTTCCTTACAAACCTTATGTTGAATTTGAAAATTTAGAAATTGTAAACAATGATGAGGTATCTTTTTGGAATATTAGTTTGGTGACAATTGATGGTGATGAAAATGATAAAAATAATTATCATGTAGCCGGGGAATTGGATTATGATACTTTTATTCAAAAACTTCCAATTAATAAGTACAATTTTATAGATGCAACATATATTATGGTTGAGCCATTAACTGAAGAAGAAATCTTAGAATTACTAAAATAATTTTTAACAAATGAGGAATAAAAATGTTTAATTATTTTGCAGTAAAATTTACTTTAGCATATATTATGGACTTGATATTAGGTGATCCAAAATGGCTTTATCACCCGGTTATTATAATAGGAAAATTAATAAATTTTCTTGAAAGAATACTATATAAATTTAAAAATAAAATTTTAGTGGGAATAATCTTAAATATTTTGACTTTATTTCTAACATTTTCAATTTCTTTATTTTTTACCTATCTGGGCTTATTTTTTGAAATTTTTTTCCTTTATACAACACTGGCTACAAGATGTTTGGCTGATGAGGGCAGAAAGGTCTATAAGATCTTAAAACAGGGAGATATTGAAAAAGCAAAAAAAGAGTTATCTTATCTTGTAAGTAGAGATACAAGCACTCTATCAGCTGATAAAATAATAATGAGCATTGTTGAAACAATATCTGAAAATACTGTAGATGGTTTTGTGTCACCTGCTTTTTTTGCATTTATTGGAAGCTTTATAGAAGTAAATATTTTTGGAAAGAATCTCTCTCTTGCTTTAGCTTTTGCTATGACCTATAAGGCAATAAATACCCTAGATTCAATGGTGGGTTATAAAAATGAAAAATATATAGACTTTGGGAAATTTTCAGCTAGAGTTGATGATGTTGCAAATTTTATTCCTGCAAGACTTACAGGTTTAATATTTGTACCACTTTCAAGTCTGATATTAGCTTATGATTTTAAAAATTCATTAAAAATATTTTTTAGAGATAGAAATAGACACTCTAGTCCTAATTCCGGGCAAAGTGAATCTGCTTATGCAGGAGCATTGGGGATACAGTTTGGAGGAAAAATAAGTTATTTCGGCAAAGAGTATGAAAAACAAAAAATTGGAGATAAATTAAAAGAATTTGATTATGAAGATATTAAGAAAGCAGTAAATATTTTGTATGCTGTATCTTTTATAACAACTGTAATATTTATTGCTCTTTCTTATTTTATATGATGTATTGGAGGTAAAAAATGAATAAAATTACTTGTATTTGTTTAGGCGTAAAAAATATGGAGAAAGCAATAAAGTTCTATAGAGATGGTCTAGGATACAAAACAAATTGCAAGGAGAATAACCCTCCAGTTTGTTTCTTTGATACTCCAGGAACAAAGTTTGAATTATTTCCATTGGACTTATTGGTAAAAGATATTGATGAGAAGAATATAAAAATTGGAAGTGGTTTTGGTGGATTTACCTTAGCATATAATGTTGAGAAAAAAGAAGATGTTGATAAAGTTATTGAATTAGTTAAAAATGCAGGTGGAAGAATCGTCAAAGAACCTCAGAATGCCTTTTGGGGAGGGTATCATGCATATTTTTCTGATTTAGACAATTATTTTTGGGAAGTAGTATGGGGACCAGATTTTCAATTTGATGAAAATGGGCTACTAAAATTTTAAGAAATTTGGAGTATTTATGAAAGATTTGCATGGAGGAAATATTTATAAATTTCAAAGAGAAGGAAAAGATAATATTTTAGACTACAGTTCTAATATTAATCCTTTGGGAGTACCTCAAAAATTTATAGATATAGCAAAAGAAAATTTTGATAAATTAGTAAATTATCCCGACCCTTATTATATTGAATTAAGAAAAAAAATAGCAGAATTTAATTCAATAAATATGGATAATATTATTGTTGGAAATGGAGCAACAGAAATTTTATTTCTTTATATGAGGACTTTAAAGCCTAAAAAAGTTTTATTGTTGGTACCTTGTTTTGCAGAATATGAAAGAGCATTGAAATCTGTTTCTGCAAAAATAGAATATTTTGAACTTAAAGAATCTGATAATTTTTATCCCAATATAGAAAATTTAAAAAGAGAAATAGAAAATAATGGCTATGATTTATTATTATTCTGTAATCCCAATAATCCTACAGGACAACTTATTAATTTGAAAGATATAGAAAAAATAATAAAAGTTTGTGAGAATAAAAATACAAAAGTTTTTATTGACGAGGCTTTTATAGAATTTGTTGAAAATTGGAAAGAAAAAACAGTTTCTTTATTAAAAAATAAAAATGTTTTTATAATGAGAGCTTTTACAAAATTTTTTGGAATACCAGGTCTTAGATTAGGCTATGGTATAGCTCTTAATGAAAATATTTTAAAAAGGATGTGGGGAGAAAAAGAGCCTTGGACAGTAAATACTTTTGCAAATCTCGCAGGGCTTACTATGCTTGATGATAAAGACTATATTGAAAAAACTGAAAAATGGATTTTAGAAGAAAAAAAATTTATTTATAAAGAATTGAGTAAGTTTCAGTATATAAAGCCATACGAAACAGAATGTAATTTTATTTTAATAAAATTATTTAACATCAGTTCTAGTAGTTTAAGAGATAAAATGGTAGAAAAAAATATTCTGATAAGAGATGCGGCTAATTTTAAATTTTTAAATGAAACTTTTGTAAGGCTTGCAATTAAAGATAGAAATTCAAATTTAAAAATGCTGAAAATATTAGCTGAATTTGTTGAGGATAAGAAGATAGAATGGAGGAGATAAGATGAAAGCATTTATGCTTGCTGGTGTCAGCAGTGGAATAGGTAAAACAACTATTTCTATGGCACTCATGTCAGTATTTAAAAATGTATCACCATTTAAAGTGGGACCTGACTATATAGATCCCGGTTTTCATCAATTTATAACAGGAAACAAAAGTTATAATTTAGATCTTTTTATGATGGGAGAGGCTGGAGTTAAATACAGTTTTTTTAAACATCAAAAGGATATATCTATAGTTGAAGGTGTAATGGGACTTTATGACGGTATAGATAACAGTCTTGATAATAACAGTTCAGCACATCTTTCAAGAGTTTTAGGTCTACCGGTTATTTTAGTTTTGGATGGCATAGGTAAGAGTACAAGTATTGCCGCTCAAGTTTTGGGCTATAAAATGCTGGATCCAAGAGTAAATATAGCTGGGGTTATAATAAATAAAGTAAGTAGTAAGAAAACTTATGAAATTTTTAAAGAAGCTATAGAAAATTATACTGGAATAAAATGTTTGGGCTATGTTTTTAAAAATGATGAATTAAATATATCCAGCAGACATTTAGGACTGTTGCAGGCAGATGAAGTAAGTGATTTGCTGAATAAAATGGAAATACTAAAAAAAATTGCTTTGGAGAATATCAATTTAAAGGAAATTGAAAGGATAGCAACTGAGGAGTGCAAATACTTAGATTTTAGGAAAGAAGATATTATTTATCCTCTTACTCTGGAAGAAATGAAAGATAAATATAAAGGCAAAATAATAGCCATTGCCAGAGATAAAGCTTTCTCTTTTTACTATAATGATAATATAGAATTATTAGAGCATATTGGCTTTGATATTAGATATTTTTCTCCTTTAAATGATGAATTTGTACCTAGATGTGATTTGATATATTTTGGTGGAGGATATCCGGAGAATTTTGTAAAAGAATTATCTGAAAATAAATCTATGATGGAATCAATAAGAAAAAAATATGAAGATGGAATCAAAATTTTTGCAGAATGCGGAGGATTTATGTATCTTAGTCGGGGAATAGAGTTGCTAAATGGAGAAGTCTATAAAATGTGCAACTTATTACCTTGTAGCATTAATATGTCAAATAAGCTTGATATTTCAAGATTTGGTTATATAGAAATAAGTAGAAAAGATAAAGATTTTCCTATTATTGCCAAGGGGCATGAATTTCACTATTCCAAAATAAAAGAGATATTAGAAGATAAAAGAGAATTTAAAGCATATAAGAAAGATGGAAGAAACTGGGATTGTATATTTAATGATAAAAATATATATGCCGGCTATCCACATATACATTTTTTTAATAGTATAGACTTATTGAAAGAAATTTTAAAGTAAACTGACTTAATAGAAATTAGAGGAGGATAAAATGAGCTATATAAAAGTGCCAGGAGATATTGAGAAAAGAAGTATGGAAATTATTACTGAGGAATTGGGAGATAAAATTAATAAATTTACTCCTGAACAGCTACCTATAGTAAGAAGAATCATACATACATCAGCAGATTTTGAATATGCTGATTTAATAGAATTTCAAAATGATGCTATAGAAAAAGGAAAAAAGGCTTTGGAAAAGGGGTGTAAAATTTATTGTGATACCAATATGATAGTAAACGGTTTAAGCAAGCCGGCCCTATTGAAATTTGGATGTTCTGCTTATTGTTTAGTTTCTGATAAGGAAGTTATAGAAGAAGCTAAAAAAAATGGTCTAACTAGGTCAATTGTAGGTATGAGAAAAGCAGCAAAAGATCCTGAAACAAAAATTTTCATAATAGGAAATGCACCTACTGCACTTTATCAATTAAAAGAGATGGTAGAGCGAGGTGAAATAGAAAAGCCTGAACTTGTAATTGGAGTCCCTGTAGGTTTTGTTGGAGCTGCCGAATCTAAAGAGGATTTTAAAACTTTAGGCTTACCATATATTACAATAAATGGTAGAAAAGGTGGAAGTACAATAGGAGTTGGAATTTTGCATGGAATTATCTATCAAATTTATGAAAGAGAAGGATTCCACAACTAAGTTCTCCCAAAATTAGTAAATGTTCTTTAAGTCAATTTATTAGTCAAAAAATTATCTAATAAATAAAAGATAAATTAGATGTAACAGTAATCTTAGAATTTACGGTAACTGTATGAATTTTTTGCAATGGTAACAGCTGGAGAAGATATGGAAGAAAAAGAATTAAGAAATGGATATACAACAGGAAGCTGTGCAGCAGCAGGTGTTAAAGTTGCTTTGGAAGCCTTAATCTATGGTAAAAAATCTGAAGAAGTAGAGATAGTTACTTTAAACAATACTTTACTTAAAATTCCAGTTCAAAAATTGAGAAAGAGAAATAATTTTGCAAGTTGTGCAATAAAAAAATTTGCAGGAGATGACCCTGATGTAACTGATGGAATAAGTATTTGTGTAAAAGTAAAATTGCTAGAGAAACTTCCACAAATTCCTAGAGGTGCCTACTATGATAATTGCGTAATTGTTGGTGGAAGAGGAGTAGGACTTGTAACTAAGAAAGGTTTACAGATAGCTATTGGAAAGTCTGCAATAAATCCCGGTCCACAAAAAATGATAAAGGAAGTTGTGGATAGAATTTTGGAAGATAGTGAATTTAAAGCTTTAATCATAATTTATATCCCGGAAGGAAGGCAAAAGGCTTTAAAAACTTATAATCCTAAAATGGGAGTTATAGGCGGAATCTCAGTTTTAGGAACAACTGGTATAGTAAAAGCTATGAGTGAAGAAGCACTTAAGAAATCAATGTTTGTTGAGCTTAAAGTTATGCGAGAAGATAAAAATAGAGATTGGGTAATTTTTGCTTTCGGTAATTATGGAGAAAGACATTGCCAAAAGATAGGTCTTGATACAGAGCAGATGATAATAATAAGTAATTTTGTTGGCTATATGATAGAAAGTGCTGTTAAGCTCGGTTTTAAAAAAATTGTAATGCTGGGGCATATAAGTAAGGCAATTAAAGTTGCAGGTGGAATTTTTAATACGCATAGTAGAGTGGCTGATGCAAGAATGGAAATTATGGCTGCCTGTGCCTTTTTAGTTGATGAAAAATCTGAAAATATAAAGAAAATTTTAGAATCAAATACTATTGAAGAGGCTTGTGATTATGTAGAGAAAAATGAGATATATAGCTTAATTGCAAATCGAGTTGCAAAAAGAATGCAGGAATATGCAAGAGCAGATATAGAGGTTTCAGCTGCAATATTTTCATTTAGAGGAGAAACCTTAGCTGAAAGTCAAAACTATGAAAGAATGGTTGGTGAATGTTTTGCTAGCAAAAAATAAAATAGATGTTATAGGTCTTGGACCGGGAAATATAAAATATCTTTCGATAGCTGGTATAGAGAGTATAAAGAATTCTGAAATTATAATAGGAAGTAAAAG
Above is a window of Fusobacterium russii ATCC 25533 DNA encoding:
- a CDS encoding pyridoxal phosphate-dependent aminotransferase, producing MKDLHGGNIYKFQREGKDNILDYSSNINPLGVPQKFIDIAKENFDKLVNYPDPYYIELRKKIAEFNSINMDNIIVGNGATEILFLYMRTLKPKKVLLLVPCFAEYERALKSVSAKIEYFELKESDNFYPNIENLKREIENNGYDLLLFCNPNNPTGQLINLKDIEKIIKVCENKNTKVFIDEAFIEFVENWKEKTVSLLKNKNVFIMRAFTKFFGIPGLRLGYGIALNENILKRMWGEKEPWTVNTFANLAGLTMLDDKDYIEKTEKWILEEKKFIYKELSKFQYIKPYETECNFILIKLFNISSSSLRDKMVEKNILIRDAANFKFLNETFVRLAIKDRNSNLKMLKILAEFVEDKKIEWRR
- a CDS encoding cobyrinate a,c-diamide synthase, whose product is MKAFMLAGVSSGIGKTTISMALMSVFKNVSPFKVGPDYIDPGFHQFITGNKSYNLDLFMMGEAGVKYSFFKHQKDISIVEGVMGLYDGIDNSLDNNSSAHLSRVLGLPVILVLDGIGKSTSIAAQVLGYKMLDPRVNIAGVIINKVSSKKTYEIFKEAIENYTGIKCLGYVFKNDELNISSRHLGLLQADEVSDLLNKMEILKKIALENINLKEIERIATEECKYLDFRKEDIIYPLTLEEMKDKYKGKIIAIARDKAFSFYYNDNIELLEHIGFDIRYFSPLNDEFVPRCDLIYFGGGYPENFVKELSENKSMMESIRKKYEDGIKIFAECGGFMYLSRGIELLNGEVYKMCNLLPCSINMSNKLDISRFGYIEISRKDKDFPIIAKGHEFHYSKIKEILEDKREFKAYKKDGRNWDCIFNDKNIYAGYPHIHFFNSIDLLKEILK
- a CDS encoding precorrin-8X methylmutase gives rise to the protein MSYIKVPGDIEKRSMEIITEELGDKINKFTPEQLPIVRRIIHTSADFEYADLIEFQNDAIEKGKKALEKGCKIYCDTNMIVNGLSKPALLKFGCSAYCLVSDKEVIEEAKKNGLTRSIVGMRKAAKDPETKIFIIGNAPTALYQLKEMVERGEIEKPELVIGVPVGFVGAAESKEDFKTLGLPYITINGRKGGSTIGVGILHGIIYQIYEREGFHN
- the cbiD gene encoding cobalt-precorrin-5B (C(1))-methyltransferase CbiD — its product is MEEKELRNGYTTGSCAAAGVKVALEALIYGKKSEEVEIVTLNNTLLKIPVQKLRKRNNFASCAIKKFAGDDPDVTDGISICVKVKLLEKLPQIPRGAYYDNCVIVGGRGVGLVTKKGLQIAIGKSAINPGPQKMIKEVVDRILEDSEFKALIIIYIPEGRQKALKTYNPKMGVIGGISVLGTTGIVKAMSEEALKKSMFVELKVMREDKNRDWVIFAFGNYGERHCQKIGLDTEQMIIISNFVGYMIESAVKLGFKKIVMLGHISKAIKVAGGIFNTHSRVADARMEIMAACAFLVDEKSENIKKILESNTIEEACDYVEKNEIYSLIANRVAKRMQEYARADIEVSAAIFSFRGETLAESQNYERMVGECFASKK